A window from Luteibacter flocculans encodes these proteins:
- a CDS encoding DNA-binding domain-containing protein: protein MNLGDWQKAFAAALAKGETPTAVDVRGMAVHVNNYRSQLVACLRDTYAKTLLWLGDDAFDAHAARYVERHPPSSWTLDAYGEAFVTWLEDAYPADIEVGELAWLDWHLRQAFSGPDAEAMPVRDLAADDWDRVEIEFVPTLRFRTTQSNAVAIWRALADALPPPPVAIVEGGVGVRVWRHGLSPQFASMTSDEATCLDLALAGASFGEICTFLMPFHPEDQVARIAGGCLGAWTAEGMVRSLRH from the coding sequence ATGAATCTCGGGGACTGGCAGAAGGCGTTCGCCGCGGCCCTGGCAAAGGGCGAAACGCCGACCGCGGTCGACGTACGCGGTATGGCCGTCCACGTAAACAACTACCGATCGCAACTGGTGGCGTGCCTGCGCGATACCTATGCGAAGACGTTGCTGTGGCTCGGCGACGATGCCTTCGACGCCCACGCCGCGCGCTACGTCGAACGTCATCCGCCCTCGTCGTGGACGCTGGACGCCTATGGCGAAGCGTTCGTTACCTGGCTGGAGGATGCTTATCCGGCCGACATCGAAGTGGGCGAGCTGGCCTGGCTCGACTGGCACCTGCGCCAAGCCTTCTCCGGTCCGGATGCGGAGGCCATGCCGGTCCGCGACCTCGCGGCGGACGATTGGGATCGCGTCGAGATCGAATTCGTACCGACCCTGCGTTTCCGTACCACGCAAAGCAATGCCGTGGCGATCTGGCGAGCCCTGGCCGACGCGTTGCCGCCGCCTCCGGTAGCCATCGTCGAAGGTGGGGTAGGTGTGCGCGTGTGGCGGCATGGCTTGTCGCCGCAGTTCGCGAGCATGACCTCGGACGAGGCGACATGCCTCGACCTCGCGCTGGCCGGCGCCAGTTTCGGCGAGATCTGCACCTTCCTCATGCCCTTCCACCCCGAGGACCAGGTAGCGCGTATCGCAGGCGGTTGCCTGGGCGCGTGGACGGCCGAAGGCATGGTGCGCAGTCTGCGCCACTGA
- a CDS encoding DoxX family protein, producing the protein MLTVTPAATAPTLRGRWNALAERIEQLIGHDLLALTARLSIAAIFFQSGRTKVEGFLTITEGTYELFRTEYRLPLVPPEIAAHLSASVETFVPILLVLGLATRLSAFVLLGMTSIIEIFVYPDAWPTHLSWAAILLYLMGRGAGRVSLDRVLGLR; encoded by the coding sequence ATGCTGACCGTCACCCCTGCCGCTACGGCACCCACCCTTCGCGGTCGCTGGAACGCGCTTGCCGAACGGATCGAGCAGCTGATCGGACACGACCTGCTCGCCCTGACGGCACGCCTTTCCATCGCGGCCATCTTCTTCCAGTCCGGTCGCACGAAGGTCGAAGGGTTTCTTACGATCACCGAAGGCACGTATGAGCTGTTCCGCACGGAGTACCGTCTGCCGCTGGTGCCGCCGGAGATCGCCGCCCACCTGTCGGCGAGTGTGGAAACCTTCGTGCCGATACTGCTCGTGCTTGGGCTCGCCACGCGGTTGTCTGCCTTCGTTCTGCTGGGCATGACCTCGATCATCGAGATTTTCGTGTATCCGGACGCCTGGCCGACGCATCTGTCCTGGGCGGCGATCCTGCTGTATCTCATGGGGCGCGGCGCCGGGCGTGTCTCGTTGGACCGCGTCCTGGGCCTCCGCTGA
- a CDS encoding DUF2589 domain-containing protein: MTELVNMAQQFQGLPMGDLIGAPLGAACDAQVKLAQATADFIKTVGFIPKDDGTQETRTAAFKFNRPVINADGTTGEEEVSMEVPLLAIVKVPNLGVTTVDITFDMEVKSSFAQNESKDSKLDFDVTTGLKVGPFSMNARVAGSVASHMENTRSSDNSAKYNINVRAEDKGMPEGLARVMDIMQTACEPRVKPLPAPTPAP; the protein is encoded by the coding sequence ATGACCGAACTGGTCAATATGGCCCAGCAGTTCCAGGGTCTGCCGATGGGCGATCTGATTGGCGCCCCGCTGGGAGCCGCATGCGACGCACAGGTGAAGCTGGCCCAGGCGACGGCTGATTTCATCAAGACCGTGGGCTTCATCCCCAAGGACGACGGCACGCAGGAAACGCGTACCGCTGCGTTCAAGTTCAATCGTCCGGTCATCAACGCCGACGGTACCACCGGTGAAGAAGAAGTCTCGATGGAGGTGCCGTTGTTGGCGATCGTCAAGGTGCCGAACCTTGGTGTGACCACGGTGGACATCACCTTCGACATGGAAGTGAAGTCGTCATTCGCCCAGAACGAATCCAAGGATTCCAAGCTGGATTTCGACGTGACGACGGGCCTGAAGGTCGGTCCGTTCTCCATGAATGCCCGCGTCGCGGGCTCCGTGGCGTCGCACATGGAAAACACGCGAAGCTCGGATAACTCGGCCAAGTACAACATCAATGTCAGGGCCGAGGACAAGGGTATGCCTGAAGGCCTGGCACGCGTGATGGATATCATGCAGACCGCATGCGAGCCCCGCGTCAAACCGTTGCCCGCACCGACGCCGGCGCCGTAA
- a CDS encoding BufA1 family periplasmic bufferin-type metallophore produces the protein MNRHAASLALTLAALVAGVAHADNQDAKKPAVEKCWGVAKAGQNDCAAGPGTTCAGTAKADYQKNAWKNVPAGTCTSIVTPNGHGSLTKVG, from the coding sequence ATGAACCGTCACGCCGCCTCGCTTGCTCTCACCCTCGCCGCCCTCGTGGCCGGCGTCGCTCATGCCGACAATCAGGACGCAAAGAAGCCCGCCGTCGAAAAGTGCTGGGGCGTCGCCAAGGCCGGACAGAACGATTGCGCCGCGGGCCCCGGCACGACCTGCGCGGGCACCGCCAAGGCCGACTACCAGAAGAACGCGTGGAAGAACGTCCCGGCCGGCACCTGCACATCGATCGTCACGCCGAACGGTCACGGCTCGCTTACCAAGGTCGGCTGA
- a CDS encoding DUF692 domain-containing protein, producing MSPLSAGLGFKPQHVRDALDASQPGLWFEVHPENYLADGGPAPAMLDALVARHPVSLHGVSLSLAGASPPDAEHLRRLRQLIDRVQPALVSEHLAWSAWGGTYLPDLLPFPRTHDALAHVVDNLARSQDALGRRISIENPSHYLAIDGHAWSETDFLAELVRRTGCGLLLDVNNVHVSAHNLGTSARAYLEAFPLHAVTEVHLAGHGIDASLDGGLLVDSHDAAVAEPVWELYRYVLQRMGPVPTLIERDGNVPAFDALMRECLRANDMLSAWANAA from the coding sequence ATGTCGCCGCTGTCCGCCGGTCTCGGCTTCAAACCACAGCATGTTCGCGACGCACTGGATGCCAGCCAGCCGGGCCTGTGGTTCGAGGTGCATCCTGAGAATTACCTTGCGGACGGCGGACCGGCCCCCGCCATGCTGGACGCGCTGGTGGCGCGACACCCCGTGTCCCTGCACGGGGTGTCGCTCTCGCTGGCGGGGGCGTCGCCGCCGGACGCTGAACACCTGCGGCGACTGCGCCAGCTGATCGATCGTGTCCAACCGGCCCTGGTGTCGGAACACCTGGCCTGGTCGGCATGGGGTGGCACGTACCTCCCCGACCTGCTTCCTTTTCCGCGCACTCATGACGCGCTCGCTCACGTCGTAGATAACCTGGCACGCAGCCAGGACGCGCTCGGCCGGCGGATATCGATCGAGAACCCGTCGCATTACCTTGCGATCGACGGGCATGCGTGGAGCGAAACGGATTTTCTTGCCGAACTGGTTCGGCGCACGGGATGCGGTTTGCTTCTCGACGTCAACAACGTCCATGTCAGCGCGCATAACCTCGGCACGAGTGCGCGTGCCTATCTCGAGGCCTTTCCGTTGCACGCCGTCACGGAAGTGCATCTGGCGGGGCATGGCATCGATGCGTCGCTCGATGGCGGTCTGCTGGTCGATTCGCACGACGCAGCGGTCGCCGAACCCGTGTGGGAACTGTATCGGTATGTTCTGCAACGCATGGGGCCTGTGCCCACGCTGATCGAACGCGACGGCAACGTACCGGCGTTCGACGCACTGATGCGCGAGTGTCTCCGCGCGAACGACATGTTGTCGGCGTGGGCAAATGCGGCATGA
- a CDS encoding TonB-dependent siderophore receptor → MTPYRTPLALALLSLAASAHATDDDTKPQQARTLPAVDVHATTSNSYRAADSQLDTFGSFGSAPLHDTPAAITVITRAQIDDRQPRTLSELVRGDAAINDNYAPVGYYQDVAIRGFPLDLATGFRFNGMIMSAEQLLALEGKERVEVLKGLGGLEAGVVEPGGLVNYVSKRPAEVREVTVGTDSHGSSYEALDLGTWFSKSFGLRVNAANEKTHSSVEHTNGRRSFVSIAADWKITDKATLLLDTDYQTSGQRSVSGYQLLGGTAIPSHASRTRLLGYQPWARPVGIHSSNSSLRFNYRFSDNWNAQLSAGHSHTVIDDNVAFAYGCFYAASCASGATPGYFFSPNGDYDVYDYRSPDDTRQNDEVRAVLTGSFATGSVDHELNVGATAFRRTVDQRADVYDYVGTANINDRVVPVFDPSPNEPGPSVRRLTSWQRTLFAIDRIHLGDTWQVLAGTRFVRLDERAYDSSGALERKTRDSMSLPQAAVLWQPVSALTTYVSYGEGLSLGREAPYWTSNGGTTLPPLHSRQVEAGVKYAVSDRLDLQAAVYRIRQPYQFARPSDTPEAFTFVQQGEEVHTGLEVNLAGRVTDNLRLTASANFIRARAENTGAPTYEDHQVVNVPRWRTAVYADYSLPFAPGWAVLGGWRYASTNVATPDGATRVPAYHVFDAGLRFATSLRGHAMTWRLSVDNVFNHFYWRDTGSSGGDSYLFPGMPRLARLSMTYAF, encoded by the coding sequence ATGACTCCTTACCGTACTCCGCTCGCCCTGGCCCTCCTTTCGCTTGCCGCCTCTGCGCACGCGACCGATGACGATACGAAACCGCAACAGGCACGCACGCTGCCGGCTGTGGACGTTCATGCGACCACCTCGAACAGCTACCGTGCCGCCGACTCCCAACTGGATACGTTCGGCAGCTTCGGTAGCGCACCGCTGCATGATACGCCAGCGGCCATCACCGTCATCACCCGCGCGCAGATCGATGACCGCCAACCACGCACCCTGAGCGAGCTGGTCCGCGGCGACGCGGCGATCAACGACAACTACGCGCCGGTCGGTTACTACCAGGACGTCGCCATCCGCGGTTTCCCGCTGGATCTCGCGACCGGCTTCCGTTTCAACGGCATGATCATGTCGGCGGAGCAGTTGCTCGCGCTGGAAGGCAAGGAGCGCGTGGAAGTGCTGAAGGGCCTTGGCGGCCTGGAAGCGGGTGTCGTGGAGCCGGGCGGTCTGGTGAACTACGTGAGCAAGCGTCCGGCCGAGGTGCGCGAAGTGACGGTCGGCACCGATTCGCACGGCTCCTCGTATGAGGCGCTCGATCTAGGCACATGGTTCTCGAAGTCGTTCGGCCTGCGTGTCAACGCCGCGAACGAGAAAACGCATTCGTCCGTCGAACACACCAACGGTCGCCGCAGCTTTGTGTCGATCGCCGCGGACTGGAAGATCACCGACAAGGCGACACTGCTGCTCGATACCGATTACCAGACCAGCGGACAGCGTTCGGTGTCCGGCTACCAGCTCCTGGGCGGCACCGCCATCCCGTCGCATGCGAGCCGCACGCGTCTGCTCGGTTACCAGCCGTGGGCGCGCCCTGTCGGGATTCATTCGAGCAACAGCTCGCTGCGCTTCAACTACCGTTTCAGCGATAACTGGAATGCGCAGCTCTCAGCGGGCCACAGCCATACCGTCATCGATGACAACGTGGCCTTCGCTTATGGCTGCTTCTATGCCGCGTCCTGCGCATCCGGCGCGACGCCCGGCTATTTCTTTTCTCCGAACGGCGACTACGACGTCTACGACTACCGCAGCCCGGACGATACGCGGCAGAACGACGAAGTGCGTGCCGTGCTCACTGGAAGCTTCGCCACGGGCTCGGTGGACCACGAACTCAACGTGGGCGCTACCGCGTTCCGCCGCACGGTCGATCAGCGCGCCGATGTGTACGACTACGTCGGTACCGCAAACATCAATGACCGCGTCGTGCCCGTCTTCGATCCCTCGCCGAACGAGCCCGGCCCGTCGGTGCGTCGCCTGACGAGCTGGCAACGCACGCTGTTCGCCATCGACCGTATCCATCTCGGCGACACCTGGCAGGTACTTGCCGGTACGCGGTTCGTCCGTCTCGACGAGCGCGCCTACGACAGCAGCGGCGCCCTCGAACGGAAGACGCGGGACAGCATGTCGCTGCCGCAGGCCGCCGTGCTGTGGCAGCCGGTGTCCGCGCTGACCACATACGTGAGCTACGGCGAAGGGCTCTCGCTCGGGCGGGAAGCGCCCTATTGGACCTCCAACGGTGGAACCACGCTGCCGCCGTTGCATTCGCGGCAGGTCGAGGCAGGCGTGAAGTACGCGGTCAGCGATCGTCTCGATCTCCAGGCCGCCGTCTACCGCATTCGTCAGCCGTATCAGTTCGCGCGTCCCAGCGACACACCGGAAGCCTTCACCTTCGTGCAGCAGGGCGAAGAGGTGCACACCGGGCTGGAAGTCAATCTTGCGGGACGTGTGACCGATAACCTGCGCCTCACCGCTAGCGCGAACTTCATTCGTGCCCGTGCAGAGAACACCGGTGCACCGACCTACGAAGACCACCAGGTCGTCAACGTGCCGCGCTGGCGCACGGCAGTCTATGCCGACTACAGCCTGCCGTTCGCGCCGGGATGGGCTGTGCTCGGTGGTTGGCGTTACGCCAGTACGAACGTCGCGACGCCGGATGGTGCGACACGCGTGCCGGCGTATCACGTGTTCGATGCGGGCCTGCGTTTCGCCACGAGCCTGCGCGGCCACGCGATGACCTGGCGGCTCAGTGTGGACAACGTCTTCAATCACTTCTACTGGCGCGATACGGGCAGCTCGGGCGGCGACAGCTATCTCTTCCCTGGCATGCCGCGGCTCGCCCGCCTGTCGATGACCTATGCCTTTTGA
- a CDS encoding sigma-70 family RNA polymerase sigma factor, whose amino-acid sequence MSTDTRQMTADTADERRERAMSATETDLRACFVDGLHGDAARYRRFLDGLSGHLRAYLRRRLPRAQADVEDILQETLLAVHNARHTYRPEQPLTAWVHAIARYKLMDFFRAHSRREALHEPFEDDGGLFVASDVEPADARRDVGVLLDALPDRHRLPIQLVKLEGLSVAEAALRSGMSESAVKVGVHRGLKALAARIRGRS is encoded by the coding sequence GTGTCGACAGACACCCGGCAGATGACCGCGGATACCGCGGACGAGCGCAGGGAGCGGGCCATGTCGGCGACGGAGACCGATCTGCGCGCCTGCTTCGTCGACGGACTGCATGGCGATGCGGCTCGCTATCGCCGTTTTCTCGACGGCCTCTCGGGCCACTTGCGCGCTTACCTTCGTCGACGCCTGCCCCGCGCGCAGGCCGATGTGGAAGACATCCTGCAGGAGACCTTGCTGGCCGTGCACAATGCCCGCCACACGTATCGACCGGAACAGCCCTTGACTGCGTGGGTACACGCGATCGCACGCTACAAGCTGATGGATTTCTTCCGGGCCCATTCGCGCCGTGAAGCGCTGCACGAACCGTTCGAGGATGACGGCGGCCTGTTCGTGGCCTCCGACGTCGAGCCCGCGGATGCGCGGCGCGACGTCGGCGTGCTGCTCGACGCCCTTCCCGACCGCCATCGCCTGCCCATCCAACTGGTGAAGCTCGAAGGCCTCTCGGTCGCGGAGGCCGCCCTGCGCAGCGGCATGTCCGAATCCGCCGTGAAGGTCGGCGTGCATCGTGGCCTCAAGGCGCTGGCAGCGCGCATCCGGGGGCGCTCATGA
- a CDS encoding DNA-binding domain-containing protein — protein sequence MTTLAHFQHAFVEALRAEVSDFAPAMHPAFAIYRNTVMRACLDALEANFPAVVCLVGRDWFRAAAALHVDEAPPRDARLARYGEGFPDFLAHFEPAAVLPYLVDVARLDRLWSESRDAADAAPLNLDRLAELSPEVLVSERLGLHPATRWIDSAVPVRTIWEASRRGVPVGSDLHWQPEQAIVVRVAGRVHVVPGDGASLAILDAVASGATLGEATMAVTSAYPGARLDLILPGLLRSGAFAHS from the coding sequence ATGACCACCCTCGCGCATTTTCAGCATGCCTTCGTCGAAGCCCTTCGCGCCGAGGTGAGCGACTTTGCACCCGCCATGCATCCGGCCTTCGCGATCTACCGCAACACGGTGATGCGTGCCTGCCTCGATGCGCTGGAGGCCAACTTCCCCGCCGTGGTGTGCCTGGTCGGGCGCGACTGGTTTCGTGCAGCGGCGGCGCTTCACGTCGACGAGGCGCCGCCACGCGACGCACGGCTCGCGCGTTACGGCGAGGGCTTTCCCGATTTTCTCGCACACTTCGAGCCGGCTGCCGTTCTTCCGTACCTCGTGGACGTCGCCCGGCTGGATCGGCTTTGGTCGGAAAGCAGGGATGCGGCCGATGCAGCCCCGCTGAATCTCGATCGGCTGGCCGAGCTATCGCCGGAAGTGTTGGTGAGCGAGCGCCTGGGCCTCCATCCCGCCACACGGTGGATCGATTCCGCGGTGCCTGTGCGCACGATCTGGGAAGCCAGTCGGCGTGGTGTGCCGGTCGGATCCGACCTTCATTGGCAGCCGGAGCAAGCCATCGTGGTGCGTGTGGCCGGCCGTGTGCACGTCGTGCCGGGCGACGGCGCCTCCCTCGCCATCCTCGATGCCGTCGCCAGCGGCGCGACGCTGGGCGAAGCGACGATGGCGGTCACCTCGGCTTATCCGGGCGCTCGCCTTGATCTCATTCTCCCCGGACTCCTGCGGTCCGGTGCCTTTGCTCATTCCTAA
- a CDS encoding phosphotransferase enzyme family protein: MIDDAHLAHGLAGDQLEPDWPPLTVDEVVTVLARHPSLGTLRSIDWRSPRPLSAAALVTATAGRAFIKRHHRSVRDERTLAEEHRFSDAVRACGVPVPRILRGMDGESVIGTDQWVYEVQEPARGTDVYREAYSWSPIGGERHALEAGAMLARLHDAAITFDAPQRSTDILVARAELLSSDDPLDAIAAQWSMRPALAQYLVDRDWRHEIDAAIAPWQARAAQASRAQPPLWTHGDWHVSNLYWSGDKDDATITDVLDFGLSARTFALFDLATAIERNAIAWLDIDKGHIARHDLALALIRGYCAIRPLTPADLVALADVLPLVHMDFALSEVEYFEGITRRREHADVAYYTFLIGHAGWFGGAEGQGFLKAIRDAGQ, translated from the coding sequence ATGATCGATGATGCCCACCTCGCGCACGGCCTTGCCGGCGACCAACTGGAACCCGACTGGCCGCCGTTGACGGTGGACGAGGTCGTCACGGTGCTCGCGCGCCATCCATCGCTGGGCACGCTGCGCTCCATCGACTGGCGCAGCCCGCGGCCGCTCTCTGCCGCTGCGCTGGTGACCGCCACGGCGGGCCGCGCGTTCATCAAGCGCCACCATCGCAGCGTGCGCGACGAACGCACGTTGGCGGAGGAACATCGTTTCTCCGATGCCGTGCGCGCCTGCGGGGTACCTGTGCCGCGCATCCTGCGCGGAATGGACGGCGAGTCGGTGATCGGTACCGACCAGTGGGTCTACGAAGTTCAAGAGCCCGCGCGTGGTACGGACGTCTATCGCGAGGCGTACTCGTGGTCGCCGATTGGTGGCGAGCGCCATGCGCTGGAAGCCGGTGCCATGCTCGCGCGGCTGCACGACGCAGCGATCACGTTCGATGCGCCGCAGCGGAGCACCGATATTCTCGTCGCGCGTGCGGAACTGCTTTCGTCGGATGATCCACTCGACGCGATCGCCGCGCAGTGGTCGATGCGTCCTGCGCTCGCGCAATACCTCGTCGATCGCGACTGGCGACACGAGATCGACGCGGCCATTGCGCCTTGGCAGGCGCGCGCAGCGCAGGCGTCACGCGCGCAACCGCCGCTATGGACACATGGCGACTGGCACGTCTCCAACCTGTACTGGAGTGGCGATAAAGACGACGCCACGATAACCGACGTGCTGGACTTCGGCCTTTCCGCGCGCACGTTTGCGCTGTTCGATCTCGCCACTGCCATCGAACGCAATGCGATCGCGTGGTTGGACATCGACAAGGGTCATATTGCGCGACACGATCTGGCACTCGCGCTGATTCGCGGCTATTGCGCGATCCGGCCGCTGACGCCGGCCGACCTCGTCGCGCTCGCCGATGTTCTTCCTCTGGTTCATATGGACTTTGCGCTGTCCGAGGTGGAGTACTTCGAGGGCATAACGCGTCGCCGCGAACATGCCGACGTGGCCTACTACACCTTCCTGATCGGCCATGCCGGCTGGTTCGGCGGGGCCGAGGGGCAGGGGTTCCTCAAAGCGATCCGCGACGCCGGCCAATAA
- a CDS encoding DUF692 domain-containing protein has protein sequence MSHPSPIPLSGFGLGLRVPHYAEFIETQQPVDFVEAISENFMVEGGRPLDVLTRVRERYPVALHGVSMNIGSADGVDAGYLRRLRGLADRIEPIWVSDHLSWTGIDGFNSHDLLPLPYTRQALDIVASNVHAAQDVLGRPLLLENPSTYLHFADGMGEAAFIGELCARTGCYLLLDVNNVYVSATNHGLDPDDWLRWLPLDRVRQIHLAGHSQGRDMLVDTHDAPVPDPVWALYARFVERLGDVAVMIERDDHIPPLRELLDELARARAITTDVRRAA, from the coding sequence ATGTCCCATCCCTCGCCAATACCCTTGTCTGGATTCGGGCTTGGCTTGCGCGTACCGCACTACGCCGAGTTCATCGAAACGCAGCAGCCGGTGGATTTCGTCGAGGCGATCTCGGAAAACTTCATGGTCGAGGGTGGCCGTCCGCTGGACGTGCTGACCCGTGTTCGCGAGCGCTATCCCGTCGCGCTGCACGGCGTGTCGATGAATATCGGTTCCGCCGACGGTGTGGATGCCGGTTATCTGCGTCGCTTGCGGGGCCTCGCCGATCGCATCGAGCCGATCTGGGTGTCGGATCACCTGAGCTGGACCGGCATCGATGGTTTCAATTCGCACGATCTGCTGCCGCTGCCGTATACGCGCCAGGCGCTGGATATCGTGGCGAGCAACGTGCATGCCGCACAGGATGTACTGGGTCGTCCGTTGCTGCTGGAAAATCCCTCGACCTATCTGCATTTTGCGGATGGCATGGGGGAGGCCGCTTTCATCGGCGAGCTGTGTGCGCGTACAGGCTGCTATCTGCTGCTCGATGTGAACAACGTCTACGTGAGCGCGACCAATCACGGCCTCGATCCGGACGACTGGCTTCGTTGGCTGCCCTTGGATCGTGTACGCCAGATCCACCTCGCGGGTCACAGTCAGGGACGCGACATGCTTGTCGATACCCATGACGCGCCCGTGCCGGATCCGGTGTGGGCGTTGTATGCGCGCTTCGTCGAACGTCTTGGCGACGTGGCCGTGATGATCGAGCGCGACGATCACATCCCGCCGCTGCGTGAGTTGCTGGATGAGCTTGCGCGTGCGCGAGCGATCACCACCGACGTTCGTCGCGCCGCATGA
- a CDS encoding MASE1 domain-containing protein, whose protein sequence is MGRLNRDPLAWGRYVAVAGAYAACYELTRYFSFSHWTLTAGLRLACLFLVPKRFWPALAVGEALPIAEMAALHAHQFGITWAVLASIPPMIFCMPIVGLLRARSSLRGPDGQINMAMLMFATLACALVTTLDNSLVLSTVIMADGSAAPSATAPIFLAWLLGAYLGALTITPTIMALRERVVAMGRKRVTWQAWWRSPLTRDTLFIAVPILALLLGVASQVDGGALQATRIAMAAPVLALTWRHGWHGSALGGMLASVGMASTSFRLQDPAMIQAQTVLAFVLSTSLLFGVRVARRMSKRALTETPMGAQHR, encoded by the coding sequence GTGGGGAGACTAAACAGGGATCCGTTAGCTTGGGGACGCTACGTTGCCGTCGCGGGCGCCTACGCCGCCTGCTACGAGCTGACGCGGTATTTCTCCTTCTCCCACTGGACGCTCACGGCAGGCCTGCGCCTCGCCTGCCTCTTTCTGGTGCCCAAGCGTTTCTGGCCCGCATTGGCCGTGGGTGAAGCGCTGCCGATCGCCGAGATGGCCGCCCTGCATGCGCACCAGTTCGGCATCACGTGGGCCGTGCTCGCATCGATTCCTCCCATGATCTTCTGCATGCCCATCGTGGGATTGCTGCGTGCACGGTCGTCACTGCGTGGGCCAGACGGGCAGATCAACATGGCGATGCTGATGTTCGCCACGCTTGCATGCGCGCTCGTCACCACGCTCGACAACTCCCTGGTGCTGTCCACGGTGATCATGGCTGACGGTTCGGCAGCGCCCTCCGCCACCGCGCCGATCTTCCTGGCCTGGCTGCTGGGTGCTTACCTGGGTGCGCTCACCATCACCCCGACGATCATGGCGCTGCGCGAACGTGTGGTCGCGATGGGGCGCAAGAGGGTCACGTGGCAGGCATGGTGGCGCAGTCCGCTGACCCGCGACACGCTTTTCATCGCCGTGCCGATCCTCGCCTTGCTGCTGGGCGTGGCTTCGCAGGTCGATGGCGGCGCATTGCAGGCAACACGTATCGCCATGGCTGCACCCGTATTGGCGCTGACCTGGCGACACGGCTGGCATGGCAGTGCGCTCGGCGGCATGCTCGCCAGCGTCGGCATGGCCTCCACATCGTTCCGACTGCAGGATCCCGCCATGATCCAGGCGCAGACGGTACTGGCATTTGTGCTGTCCACTTCGCTGCTGTTCGGTGTGCGCGTCGCGCGTCGGATGTCGAAGCGCGCGTTGACGGAAACGCCCATGGGCGCCCAGCACCGCTGA
- a CDS encoding DUF1109 domain-containing protein, producing the protein MKTDDLVALLATQAPPVDRHAPARRFALAWIAGFGAALLLMVLLLGVRPDIADAVRVPTFWFRLGYAATIAAAALWVTARLARPGVRVGGAWAVLAAPVAVGWLAMGWVLAHAAPEAQLPLILGHTWRVCPVLIATLAMPALIAMLWAVRGMAPVRPRLAGAAVGLLAGATGTVAYCLHCPEMAPPFWSTWYLLGMLIPAAIGAAVGPRALRW; encoded by the coding sequence ATGAAGACCGACGACCTCGTTGCTCTTCTTGCCACCCAGGCCCCGCCCGTGGATCGGCACGCCCCGGCACGCCGCTTCGCGCTGGCCTGGATCGCAGGTTTTGGCGCCGCGCTGCTATTGATGGTGCTGCTGCTGGGCGTGCGCCCGGATATCGCCGACGCCGTGCGCGTGCCCACGTTCTGGTTCCGCCTGGGATACGCCGCCACGATCGCCGCCGCCGCGCTCTGGGTCACCGCACGGCTGGCCCGGCCCGGTGTGCGCGTGGGCGGCGCCTGGGCGGTGCTTGCCGCACCGGTAGCCGTCGGCTGGCTGGCCATGGGCTGGGTGCTGGCGCATGCCGCGCCGGAGGCGCAGTTGCCCTTGATCCTGGGTCATACGTGGCGCGTCTGTCCCGTCCTTATCGCCACGCTCGCCATGCCGGCCTTGATCGCCATGCTATGGGCCGTGCGCGGCATGGCCCCAGTGCGCCCGCGTCTTGCTGGCGCCGCCGTGGGCTTGCTGGCCGGCGCGACGGGCACGGTGGCCTATTGCCTGCACTGCCCCGAAATGGCGCCGCCGTTCTGGTCGACCTGGTACCTGCTGGGCATGCTGATTCCCGCCGCCATCGGCGCCGCCGTGGGCCCCCGTGCACTGCGTTGGTAG